From Rudanella lutea DSM 19387, a single genomic window includes:
- a CDS encoding pyridoxine 5'-phosphate synthase — MTRLSVNINKVATLRNARGGNNPDLVKVALDCERFGAQGITVHPRPDERHIRYRDVLDLHEVVTTEFNIEGNPDDRFIELVKRVKPVQVTLVPDAPDAITSNAGWDTIRHADHLRGLIETFRAEGIRVSIFVDADERMVEGAKAVGTDRIELYTEPYAAQYPTDREAAVAPFVRAALKAQELGLGLNAGHDLSLDNLRFFAQQVPGLLEVSIGHALICDALYLGLENTIQLYRRCLTEGV, encoded by the coding sequence ATGACCCGACTATCTGTCAACATTAATAAAGTAGCTACCCTGCGGAACGCACGCGGAGGTAATAACCCTGATCTGGTGAAAGTTGCACTCGATTGTGAGCGTTTTGGGGCTCAGGGTATTACGGTACACCCCCGGCCCGACGAGCGGCATATTCGGTACAGAGATGTGCTGGATTTGCACGAAGTGGTCACGACCGAATTTAACATCGAAGGCAACCCCGACGATCGGTTCATTGAACTGGTGAAGCGGGTGAAACCGGTGCAGGTGACGCTCGTACCCGACGCACCCGACGCTATCACATCCAATGCCGGTTGGGATACCATTCGCCATGCCGACCACCTGCGCGGGCTTATCGAAACGTTCAGGGCCGAAGGGATTCGAGTGTCGATCTTCGTGGACGCTGACGAGCGCATGGTCGAAGGAGCCAAAGCCGTGGGTACTGACCGGATTGAGTTATACACTGAACCTTACGCGGCCCAGTACCCTACCGACCGGGAGGCTGCTGTTGCGCCCTTTGTGCGGGCGGCTCTGAAAGCGCAGGAGCTTGGCCTGGGCCTCAACGCTGGCCATGACCTGAGTCTCGACAACCTGCGGTTTTTTGCTCAGCAGGTACCTGGCTTGCTGGAGGTTTCTATCGGGCATGCCCTCATCTGTGATGCGCTCTATCTGGGCCTGGAAAATACCATTCAGCTGTACCGGCGTTGCCTGACGGAGGGCGTCTGA